Proteins encoded by one window of Ursus arctos isolate Adak ecotype North America unplaced genomic scaffold, UrsArc2.0 scaffold_22, whole genome shotgun sequence:
- the LOC123001373 gene encoding 40S ribosomal protein S29-like yields the protein MGHQQLYRSHLRKFGQSSRFCCVCSNQHCLIRKYGLNMCLQCFHQYPKDIGFIKLD from the coding sequence ATGGGTCATCAGCAGCTCTACAGGAGCCATCTGAGGAAATTTGGCCAGAGCTCTCGTTTTTGCTGTGTGTGCTCTAACCAGCACTGTCTGATCCGGAAATACGGCCTCAACATGTGCCTCCAGTGTTTCCATCAGTACCCGAAGGATATAGGTTTCATTAAGTTGGATTAA